The window CGCGCTGTACGATGCGAAAACCGGCGTCCGCAAACCGTTCGGCCAGCGCCGCCTCCGCCGCGGCGGCATCGTCCGGTCCCACCTGCACGACGAGCCGACGACCCGCTGCATCACCGAGAATTTCGCGGTATTGAACCAGCGGTTCGCCCTTCACGCCCGCCGCTCGCAATTGGGCGCGCAGCTCCGTGTCCGGGACTGCGCGCTGGTACTCGATGGTCAGCGCGGTGCCGCCGGTGAACTCGACGCCGAGCGTGCGCGTGCCGCGCACCGCGAACACGCCGACCGTCAGCGCGAGCAGCGCGCCGGAGATCGCCGCGGCCAGCCGGCGGTGCCCGAGGAAGTCAAACGAAGGTGAACGGATCCACTCCATCATGCGCAGCTGGGTGAGGCGGTTGCGAGCGGTCAGCGCGCTGAACGCCATCTTCGTGACGACGACCGCAGTGTACAAGCTGACCAGGATGCCGGCGGTCAGCATCACCGCGAACCCGCGGACCGGGCCGGTGCCCCACCAGAACATCACGATCGCGGCCAGCACCGTGGTCACGTTGGCGTCGAGGATGGTGACCCAGGCCTTTTCGTAGCCGGCGAGAATCGCCGCGACGAGGTGCTTGCCGGCTTTCAGCTCCTCTCGGATGCGCTCGTAGATGAGCACATTCGCGTCCACCGACATGCCGAACATGAGCGCGATGCCGGCGATGCCGGGCAGCGTGAGCGTGGGCAGCTGGGGCATGCCGGGTGTTCGGGCAAACACCGCGAACAGACCGGCGATCAGGAACAGGCCCAGCGGCAGCAACACCGCGTTGAGTAACAGCGCGAGGTCGGCGATCGCGCCGGCGACGCGGTAGTACACGAGCATGAACGCCGCGACGAGCGCCAGGCCGATCAGGATCGCGTTCCGCCCGGACCGCACCGACGCGCGTCCGAGCGTCGGATCCACGGAAAATTCCTGAGTGATTTTCATGGGTGCGAGCAGCGCACCGGTCTTGAGCACGTTCACGAGCTGACGCACTTCGCGCAGGTCCATGCCGCGGCCGCTGATTTCGCAGGAGCGGATCGTTTGGTCGTGCGGGAAACGGTCGGTGATCTCCGGTGCGGAGCGGAGCACGCCGTCCAGAATGATCGCGAGCCGGCGGCCGCGCTCGTTGTTGCGGTTCATCTCGCCGTTCGGCCGGTAGTCGCGCACGATCTGCGTGAACTTGCGTGCGCCCGCGCGGGTGAACTGCAGCTCCACCACCGGCCGCCCGAGCTGGTCGCTGTCAGGCCGAGCATCCTGCACCATGCTGCCGGTCATCAGCGGCGTGCGCTCGACGTACATCGGGCGCCAGATCACGCGCCGAGTCTCCTCGTCCTCGTCGCGCTGCAACATGAAGTCAGCGCCCTCGCGCGGTGCGAACCGGCGCAGTTCCGCCCAGAACCGCGAGTCCATTTCCTCGTCCGGCACCGCGGCGGGATCGCGCACGTAGTGGAAATTGTCGGGGCTGGTGCCCTCGATGCGGAAGCCGCGCGGCGCACGCTCTTCCTCGAACAGTCGTCGTACCCATTCGTCGCTGTTCTTGTGCACCAGCCGGAACTCGAGGAATGCAACGCTTTGGATCGCGCGGCGGGCCTCCTCGCGCTTTGCGGCGTCGACGCCGGGCATCTGGACGATGATCCGGTCCGAGCCCTGCGGGTAGATCTGGGGCTCGGCGATGCCGAGGCCGTCAATGCGGTTGCGGATCGCCTCGAGCGCGACGTCGCGAGAGGCGCGCGCCTCTCGCTCGACCGCCGCTTCCAGCGCGTCGCCCTGGAGGTCCGGGCTCTTTTGCTTCAGCTGGTTGCGGAGCTCGTCGCGGTCCACCTCGACGGTGAACGAGGTGCCACCGCGAAGGTCCAGGCCCAGCCGCAGCTTACCGCGCCGGACGATGCGGCCGTTCGCGTCGGTGCGGTCGAACGGCGGCCACACCACCGCGGCGGAGGCCAGCAATGCCGCGGCGAGGATCATCCACTGCCACCAGGGTGTCTTCTGCATGAAGGGTCTCCCGTTGGAACCCGAAACTGCCTCAGGTGCCGCGCGGCTCTTCGGCGGGCGCCTCGTCCTTCGAGAGCACCTGTGTGATCGCGCCGCGCAGCGCCTCGACCTTCACGCCATCGGCGATGCGGATCATACAGGTTTTCTCGCGCAGCCCCGTGATCATGCCGATCAGCCCGCCCGCGAACACGACGCGGTCGCCGATTTTCAACGCGGCGAGCATCGCCTGCCGTTCGCGTTCCCGCCGTTGCTGCGGGCGGATGATCAGGAAAAAGAACATGGCGATCATCAGCAGCAGCATCATCGGCATCATCAGGGGGGACTGTTCCGGCGCGGCGGTGCCGGTCGCCAGCCAAGTGCACATGGGGCTCATCGGTGGGTCTCCGGTGGCGCCGCGGCGCGCAGGTGCTCCTGCGAGGGCTCGTGATACGTCGCGGCGATCTCCGCGCGGAGCTCGCCGAACCGTCCCGCCTCGATCGCGGCACGGACGCGACGCATCAGCGCGGCGTAGAACGCGAGGTTGTGCAGCGTGAGCAGACGCAGCCCGAGCATTTCGCCGGTCTGCAGCAGGTGCCGCAGGTAGCCCCGGCTGAACGAGCGGCACGCAGCGCAGCGACAGCCGTCCTCGACCGGCCGGGGGTCGTCCGCGTAGACGGCCGCTTTCAGCGGGAAGCGGCCCTGCGAGGTGAACGCCGTGCCGTGCCGCGCAAGCCGGGTTGGCATCACGCAGTCGAACAGGTCCACGCCCGCGCCGATCATGTCCAGCATCTGCACCACGCCTCCGACGCCCATCACATACCGCGGACGCTCCGGCGGCAGGTGGGGCACGGTGGCCTCGACTGCCGCGAGAATCCGCTCCTCCGGCTCGCCAACGCTCACTCCGCCGATCGCGTAGCCGTCGAAGCCGATCTCGCGAAGCGCGCGGGCGCACCGCGCGCGCAGCGCGGGGTGGCCCGCCCCCTGCACGATGCCAAAGAGCAGACTGCCGTCCGCCCGCGGCTGGCGCGCGCATCGAATCGCCCAGTCTAGGGTGCGCTCGACGGCGCGGCAAGCCGTCGCGTCGTCGCAGTCGCCGGGTGGGCACTCGTCGAGCACCATTGCGATGTCCGAGCCGAGCCGTCGCTGGATCTCCATCACCCGCTCCGGTGTCAGCAGGTGTCGCGTTCCGTCGTAGGGCGAACGGAACTCGACGCCCTCGCTGCTGACGCGCCGGAGGCTCGAGAGGCTGTAGACTTGGTAACCGCCGCTGTCGGTGAGGATCGCGCGCGGCCAACCCATGAAGCGGTGCAGTCCGCCCAGCGCCTCGATCCGCTCGATGCCGGGCCGGGCGAAAAGGTGGTAGGCGTTCGCGAGCACCACTTCGTAGCCCAGCGCGAGCAGCTCCTCCGGTGCGACCCCTTTCACCGCGCCCGCGGTGCCCACCGGCATGAACGCGGGGGTGTCGATCGGGCCGTGCGCGGTGTGCAGCCGGC of the Kiritimatiellia bacterium genome contains:
- the secD gene encoding protein translocase subunit SecD; protein product: MQKTPWWQWMILAAALLASAAVVWPPFDRTDANGRIVRRGKLRLGLDLRGGTSFTVEVDRDELRNQLKQKSPDLQGDALEAAVEREARASRDVALEAIRNRIDGLGIAEPQIYPQGSDRIIVQMPGVDAAKREEARRAIQSVAFLEFRLVHKNSDEWVRRLFEEERAPRGFRIEGTSPDNFHYVRDPAAVPDEEMDSRFWAELRRFAPREGADFMLQRDEDEETRRVIWRPMYVERTPLMTGSMVQDARPDSDQLGRPVVELQFTRAGARKFTQIVRDYRPNGEMNRNNERGRRLAIILDGVLRSAPEITDRFPHDQTIRSCEISGRGMDLREVRQLVNVLKTGALLAPMKITQEFSVDPTLGRASVRSGRNAILIGLALVAAFMLVYYRVAGAIADLALLLNAVLLPLGLFLIAGLFAVFARTPGMPQLPTLTLPGIAGIALMFGMSVDANVLIYERIREELKAGKHLVAAILAGYEKAWVTILDANVTTVLAAIVMFWWGTGPVRGFAVMLTAGILVSLYTAVVVTKMAFSALTARNRLTQLRMMEWIRSPSFDFLGHRRLAAAISGALLALTVGVFAVRGTRTLGVEFTGGTALTIEYQRAVPDTELRAQLRAAGVKGEPLVQYREILGDAAGRRLVVQVGPDDAAAAEAALAERFADAGFRIVQREEIGSHIGAELKRSGLLALFWALVGMVVYISLRFEFAFAIGAIVALVHDAILSVGVFCLLGRQLSAPMIAVILTIVGYSVNDTIVVFDRIREGLKLWRGRSYVEVANLAINQTLSRTLLTAGTTILTVLALYLFGGGAINDFALLLLIGLVIGTYSSIFIATPVMLLWHRTPMTAPTAAPATVRRGGRRGG
- the yajC gene encoding preprotein translocase subunit YajC; its protein translation is MMLLLMIAMFFFLIIRPQQRRERERQAMLAALKIGDRVVFAGGLIGMITGLREKTCMIRIADGVKVEALRGAITQVLSKDEAPAEEPRGT
- the tgt gene encoding tRNA guanosine(34) transglycosylase Tgt, which codes for MAGPGTFELLARDGAARRGRLHTAHGPIDTPAFMPVGTAGAVKGVAPEELLALGYEVVLANAYHLFARPGIERIEALGGLHRFMGWPRAILTDSGGYQVYSLSSLRRVSSEGVEFRSPYDGTRHLLTPERVMEIQRRLGSDIAMVLDECPPGDCDDATACRAVERTLDWAIRCARQPRADGSLLFGIVQGAGHPALRARCARALREIGFDGYAIGGVSVGEPEERILAAVEATVPHLPPERPRYVMGVGGVVQMLDMIGAGVDLFDCVMPTRLARHGTAFTSQGRFPLKAAVYADDPRPVEDGCRCAACRSFSRGYLRHLLQTGEMLGLRLLTLHNLAFYAALMRRVRAAIEAGRFGELRAEIAATYHEPSQEHLRAAAPPETHR